atattttattatgaaaattacgcgtcacgttacATGAAGTTCCGTAAAGATAAAACTCAAAGTACGAATATGTTacgttaaaaatgaaattaaaatgctGTTTTATTgcagcttttttatttatttatttttgtaaagagACGACTTTTAATAGTTATGTCAATAcctgtatattttatatgaaaaatctcgtgtcgcggtgtttgtagttaaactcctccgaaacggcttgactgattctcatgaaattttgtgtgcatatcgggtaggtctgagaatcgcacaacatctatttttcctaccttaaatataaaaacgaaaataaaagttgtttacatgtttaatgtaattaatacataggtaaagtgtattattcggtgcaagattacatagttgataaagatgtgtggacttagtgacgctgtatttcatgcaagatgttACTAATTATGtactaatttaatttgtaaagtgacaatacgaaagtgcttttgaagcctataataaagttacttttgatttgattttatataattgtataacaaTCGGTCTAGATGTTAGTTCATGTAGATTTttctactatatttaaaaatcaggTTAAGATGTTGGAGTCATAAAAATAGATGatcttttatttatgtaaagcCTTTGGAAATCCATTATCGGAAATCCTACTAACCCCTTTGACTATATACTCtgtattacaatgaaacaactttatcggattttattgtggtttattaggttttttaaatgCGTCACATCTCAGAAACTTTACAGCAACAATGGTCACAGGAGGATTATACTACTAAACCGCGTTAAAATTCGAACAAAttctttcattataatgaatcaaattcgcgtaaacattttattatttcattttatttatttattaagaaaaccaacagcgctttagttaatacatactataaccaaattacaaaaaaaaaataaggccaataacaggtttccctttataatatttacaagtatAGTTACATTGTTGCATTTGGACCGATGGGATGGCGCGCTTACAATAGTCACAGTTAtggatcaatttttttattattgttcaataaatttatacgagtattatatataaagtacagCGTGTTTGTCGATGtttcaatatgtataatatataataatgttttttataatataataaaaagttattttaatgtcattatatttattataatcattagATAATTAAATAGGTATTAGGCAGACATATTATGTGTGTCATCACATAGTGTGTTGTGTGGATTAGGAATTGACGCCCTATTAAAAAACAATCTATACTCTATAGTACACCTTGCTTAGACTAAGTAGAAACTGTTACAATTAATCTTATACACATTTAGTATTTGTAAAGAAAAACATCTTAAGGAGTGCGAAAGCATCAATAGACTTGTCAATAGAGCAAACACGGTCTTGATGGACCCTCAATATTGTTTCGACTTTGTCCGTTACACTCGACGGCAGAAACGTTGATTAATGATGAACTTTTAGGcattttttcttcttcacaTCTTTGTTAGACTACCTACTTTTAGCTTAGAGTGTTGACGTACATTTATTTTGAGTGAGAAAAGGAGTTTTAAACAGTAatgagaaattaaaatttatatatttcaagtattttgcaagttatattttattataatgaaacaataatataaaattaagttaaattattattttactgtactgtgtggctacggtactaaagaatatagccacctcctctcttcccgtcggtgtcgtaagaggcgactaagggataacacagttccgctaccaccttggaatttaaaaagtcgaccggtagcgggataaccatctaactgctggctttgaaatacacaggccgaagacgggcagcagcgtcttcggtgcgacaaagtcagtactgcggtcaccaacccgcccgcccagcgtggtgactatgggcaaaacacatgagttcacgttatttttggcgtaaacttgtggaggcctatgtccagcagtgctggctgtataggctgtaatgtaatgattattttttttttttattatgattaacaAAAATCCTTATCATTTATAAATGACACTGTTGACGAGTCCCGTGGCTTTCACCGTTTTACTTCTAAGATTAACGATAGCATcagcaatatataaatatattaaagttttatatcttGGAATGTTTAAATACTAaccaagtttaaaaaaaacgtttaatacTCAAATATACGTTAtcaatatcttttaaaatttaaattttcctcGAAAGCCTTAAAGGTTATTTAGCCTTTTAAGCCTGAGGGGCGTTTTGTAAAGGTGCCACTCAAGTACCAGCTCGCCGGCTTTTtgaaaagataatttattatttacgagTAACAGTTAAGGTGGAGCGAGTAtcgttattacattttaattaaatctaatataacTAATTAGAAAGTTTAAAGGTTCCCTTGAGGAGGCTAACACAGGTGCGCGTACTTATTATCGAAACTTCTTAATTTCATAGTTTGGAGATGTTATAAAATCGAATTTATGATAAACAATATTCCTATTACAAGAAACAGGCTGATTTTTATAACctacaaaaaagtgtgtatgtatgtacttatgtaACTTATGTACGcatgtaagaagttatactttattggctagctaacttcacgtgcTAActtcttcattgactagctaTTATCAAGATGTCGGTTTTTTATGACGATATGTGCGCGCATCCTTAATTTTACTCTCACTTTTTTCCCTAAAGCGCCAAAGGAGTTCAGAAAGATAGAAATATTTGAATGGGCTTAGTCGTTTACTAGACAGAATTTTATTAATGTCTCCCACATATGTAGTTATATGTTTATCTACATGTGtttctttattcaagtagacTTTAAAAGCTCATTTGTatcattatttaacaaatttaaataatctatgCGTAATAGCAGACAGGCATTGAAACTGTATTTGTAAGAATAATATACTACAATTGACATTAAATTGAACTCTACTCCTATCTAACTGATTTCCTTTCATGCTTTACTACATGCCCTATGCCGCTATCGAAACTACCCTAAAAAGTTTTAGAGTTATATATACTACCATTGCTAAACATGGAAttcgtacaaaattatatagcgtattcagcctgtaacatcccactgctgggcataagccttttcccatctaggagaaggaatattatttaaaaatgtgggTATGTGTTtcccataaataaaaaaattaatttcgtttCAAACTCTTATagagcaaaaaatatttattgtaaataattataattaatgttgtaAAGCTAAAGAGCTTAATTAAAGCTACAAAAGCAATGTGAACTCTCCTTAAAGCGCGCGAGAGCGTTTGAAACATTGAAATTGTAAGGAGTGAAAATTAATGAATCTTCTGAcaattccccccccccctcccgaGAACGATTTGTCTACTTTAGCTTAATCGAAGTGAATAAATAATGTCGGTTAcggtaacgttttttttttttcaatttttgcaCGTTTCACGGAGACATTTATTATCTTCGAAAAAATGCTTGTGTGATACTTAATCGATTTGAATTTTTTCGGAGTTTTCTTCTTAAGATACCATATGAGCTCCgtggaaataaattatatgggGACTGAAATTATGTGAAACAACTGACACTAACGCTCGCTGAGCCAAGAGACCTTTGTTACCTTAGTATCATTGACGTTCTACAGCGCTTGTAGCTGCTATTCCTGCTGTACTGGTGTTGTagacaaaaagtaaaatattaagtgGAACAAGAATAAAGTATCATATGGTACAaaggccttatcgctaaagagcgatcacTTCCATGCAACCTTGGACCAGAGGAAATGATCTAGCATCGGCAGATATAtacaaatgataataaatttaagaatatattaaaGACTAGCTgagcctgcgacttcgtccgcatggaatctaacaaaaaaaatattgttcagttcacagagataatctaaaataaaagtagcctaagttactccttattacatcagctatctgccagtgaaagtccagtcAAAATCGCTCCCagtcgtttcagaaattagctggaaaaaacagacagacaaacagacagaaattgtaaaaaatattattttggtatatgtaccgtgtatacattcgtatgcatttagtaaaaatcggttattttaatattacaaacggacactccaattttatttatttttatagatatttaattataagtacAGCGTCTGAaccttacagaagttcacaACCAAATACGTCGTCCctctgttacctataacacaagcctTAAGCtccttaccttaggaacagacgaccgtgtgtttatgtaaaaaaaaagaaaaaaaaaacataagtttTTTTGCCACTCTAGTGATAATTATAACAGTGTGTGTGTCAACTGCGACACGCAACTGTTTTACTCCATACGAGCAATCAatgtatatgtaaaattttaaattttctatcaaataaattaaattataattaactagcagCGCCCCGACTTTGCatgggtatttaaaaaaaatcaaaatatttttttatatatataatatagcctatgtcacccgtggatagtgtagcttcacagtagtaaaagaatttttcagtttggttcagtagtttcagagcctattcaatgaaaagaaacaaacaatcaaatctttcctctttataatattagtatagatcaaattataattatttaaaacaataaaattttaaaatcaaaagataaattaacGCGTGATATGTATATCGGTACACTCAATAaacagtaagtaaataaataaataaatccctactaatattggCCGTGTGGTTTCCGGCTCAAAAGAATAGTACCACCCCATTTCTTCCCAGggagtcgtaaaaggcgactaagggaacaCAAACTAGACCTTCTAGTTTGCGTAGTTATTCACCATCCAGGAAATGGAAAATTCCGTTATTAAACCCGGAAGGAGTCTCCGTTAGGCGCTCTCGCAGCTGATTCCTGCAACCGAACTGGCTCCGCACGTATCGGCTTGCCGTTTCTGCGGATTAAGTCAGCTAGGTCGAGAGGGTGGGCGTGGGTCTTGGGCAACCCTGCGTTTTCCTTAATCTGTGTCCCAGGCAACGCAGTGTCTGTGGAGAGGTCACTCTGCCCACGACAGCGCTGCTGCGTGGAAAGCAACACGGGGAGTGGCAGTGACCGGTTATAAGTCCGCATATAATAGGCGTCAAGTTCGGGCGCCAGGGGTCACTCTCGTCAGTGGGAGGGTTCATCGAAGACCCATTGATCGGTTACCGCCCGCTTAAACCGGGCAGCCCCCGGCCAATTAGGTACCGATCCGCCTCGTCGTGGATTTGCTTCTTTAGGGTGTAGGAAGCACTAGTAAATCTAGAAAGTTCACGTCGTTACCAACCACACCTGGATCTAAGCagcaattaaaaatacacaccGAAAACCCACTTTTCATGCGTTTATCGACATGGAATGTCCGTACGATGAGGACAGGCTTCCCGGACACCAATGGAAGCTCAAATGGCGCTGACGACCTGCGCAAAACTCAACATAGCGGTTTCCGCACTGCAAGAGACCAGATTACCGGACGAAGGCTCAATACGCGAGGCCTCATATACATTTTTCTGGAAGGGAAAGGACTCTGCTGCCGCACGTGAGCATGGCGTTGGTTTCGCAATCCGCAATGATCTCCTTTCCGCAATCGAAACTCCTCGAGGAATTTCGGAGCGCATTATGGTGTTGAGGATGCGAAGCAACTGCGgctttgttacttttatttccGCATATGCCCCAACACTAGTTTCACCTGACGAAGCCAAAGACCAATTTTACGACCAACTCACTGAGACGGTACGTGGCGTAAGTTCTAGTGACAGACTTTACATCTTGGGTGACTTTAACGCCCGGGTCGGCCAGGACAGCTATGCTTGGCCCGATTGTGTGGGTCCCCACGGCATTGGAAAACTCAACGAGAACGGACAACGTTTACTTGAGTTCTGCTCGAGCCAATTGCTGTGTGTGACCAATACTTTCTTCAAGGGTAAGCCTATGCGTAGGGTGTCCTGGAAGCACCCTCGCTCTGGTCACTGGCACCAGCTAGACCTAGTCCTCACCAGAAGAAAAGACCTCCGTGAAACCATTCACACGCGTACATTCCACAGCGCTGAATGTGACACTGATCATTCCCTAGTAGTAACACGTGTAGCCCTGATCCATAAAAAGATTCATTCGTCCAAACCACCTGGTAAGAAGAAATTAGACCTTCCTAAAACTAGGCATGACGATTTGATTCGTGATTTTGAGGATTTGGTACGTAAGGAGACTGAAACTTGGGATGTAAATACGACCGTCGAAGACGAATGGAGCAATGTCAGAACTCTTCTCACGGAAACAGCTGCCAAAGCTTTCGGCTATCAGAGAGCTAAATCTCAAGACTGGTTCACTGAAAATATAGAGCAAGTTTCACCCTTGCTTGACTCTAAACGCAACGCTGCTCTTGCTCACCGTCTGAATCCTAATCCAAAGACGCGCGAAGAGCTTACAATTTCTAAAGCAGCTCTTCAGCGCAGCACACGCCACTTTGCGAATGTCTATTGGACCAATATTTGCCACAACATCCAAGCGTGTGCAGACTCAGGAAACTTCAGCTGTGTGTACTCTGGTATAAAACAGGCCATCGGCCCAGTTTCCAAAAAGACAGCTCCCCTTAAAGAAGCTGATGGCTCTGTTATAACAGATCGTCATCGTCAAATGGAACGTTGGGTAGAACACTTCACCACTCTCTATGCAACTCCAGTCAGCATCGAACCGGAGGCTGTTCAGAGCATGCCTAAACTGGATACTTGGAGTCAATTAGACGACCTACCTACTATAAGGGAATACCACATTGCTGTAAAGCAGCTTAAGCGCGGTAAGAGTCCTGGTAGTGATGGAACCCAAGCAGAAATACTTAAACTTAAGTGCGTGTCACCTATTCTGCACAGTCTGCTGTGTAAGTGCTGGGAGGCGGGGTGCGTGCCTCGGGATATGCGTGATGCCAACATCATCACACTATACAAAGGGAAAGGGGATCGCGGCGATTGCAACTCCTACCGTTGCATTTCCCTTTTGAGCACAGTCGGCAAGCTATTTGGACGTGTAATATTAGGAAAGCTCCAAAAACTTGCAAATCGCGTATATCCTGAGGCACAGTGTGGTTTTCGCCCCCGGCGTTCCACAGTCGATATGATTTTCTCCCTTCGCCAATTACAGGAGAAGTGCAGAGAGCAGAAAACGCCATTGTACGTGGCGTTTGTTGACTTAAATAAGGCCTTCGATACCGTCAGCAGGGAAGGTCTTTATACTGCACTGAAATGCATTGGGTGTCCACCGAAACTTTTGAGCCTTGTTCAATCCTTTCACGAGGATATGAAGGGCGCTGTAGTTTTTGATGGCCAAACGTCTGATCAGTTCGAAATGCGTAGGGGTGTCCGTCAGGGCTGCGTGTTAGCTCCTACCCTGTTTGGTATATTCTTTTCGATTATCCTAAGAACTGCTTTCGGCGATAGCCAACAGGGTATCCACCTTCATACAAGAGTAGACGGAAAGCTATTCAACATCTCACTGCTTCAAGCTAAACGAAAGCGTCATGATCTTTTCGTTGACTCTTTGTTATTTGCCGATGATGCAGCTTTTGTGGCAAACTCAGTTCTCGAGCTTCAAACAATCATGGACAAATTTTCCAAAGCATGCactttgtttgttgttgtttgttttcCATGTCCATAAACCCCAAAAAACTGTGGTTCTAGCGCAAGGCAGTGTAGAAATACCTGCAATAATGCTGGATAACACTGCTTTACAAGTTGTTGATAGGTTCTGCTACCTGGGATCGACTGTCTCGAACAATCTCTCTCTAGAAGCAGAGATCAATACTCGCATCGGAAAAGCGGCGACTACGTTCGGGCGGCTCAGTACAAGAGTGTGGGACAACAAACATCTTACCAACAGGACCAAGATGATAGTATTTCAGGCCTGTGTTTTGAGCACGCTCTTGTTTGGAGCGGAGGCGTGGACGTCCTATGCGAAGCAAGAACGTCAGATTAACACTTTTTATATGCGCTGCCTACGGAACATCCTGGGTATAAGTTGGAAAGACAGAGCGACCAACGAGAGGGTTCTACAAATAGCGCGGATGCCCAGTCTAACTGCCATGCTAAAACAGCGTCGGTTGCGTTGGTTGGGGCATGTACACCGGATGGACCCCTCTCGACTTCCGCGGCAGATCATGCTTGGCGCAGTTGCGAACGCAAGGAGGGATGTTGGGAGGCCTTTGCTCCGTTTTAAAGACTGCGCCAAGCGCGATATGGTCGCTTTTAACATAAATCACAACAGCTGGGAAAAGTTAGCCGAGAACAGAGACCAATGGCGTAAGAGCGTGAAGGATGGTCAACAACATCACGATGAAGCCTGGTTTGGACTCTTATCGGACAGGAGAAACAAAAAACACCAGAACAGCGACATCAGTGACACTAGCACATCTTTTCCTTGTTCGGTGTGTGGTAGAATCTGCCGCTCCCGTATCGGCTTGTACAGCCATCAGAAGAAATGCTCTTCAGACACCGTTAAAAATCGTCTGGAATAGACGTAAAGGCCTATGatgactaatattataaatattttttttttctacaaattattactaatgttgcttgcttattttatttgtttgctttacaataaagtgtaaaataaataataaataaataaataaataaattataaatgtgaatgtaagtttgattgttacgctttcacgcgaaaactatttaaccgatcatcacgaaattaggtattaaaagtaacataggatactttttattaaaaaaattcaatgcgagcgaagtcgctggtaaaagctagtaaataataaataaggttGAGGATCTTAattcaatgtaatttttt
The Melitaea cinxia chromosome 23, ilMelCinx1.1, whole genome shotgun sequence DNA segment above includes these coding regions:
- the LOC123664919 gene encoding uncharacterized protein LOC123664919, which gives rise to MEAQMALTTCAKLNIAVSALQETRLPDEGSIREASYTFFWKGKDSAAAREHGVGFAIRNDLLSAIETPRGISERIMVLRMRSNCGFVTFISAYAPTLVSPDEAKDQFYDQLTETVRGVSSSDRLYILGDFNARVGQDSYAWPDCVGPHGIGKLNENGQRLLEFCSSQLLCVTNTFFKGKPMRRVSWKHPRSGHWHQLDLVLTRRKDLRETIHTRTFHSAECDTDHSLVVTRVALIHKKIHSSKPPGKKKLDLPKTRHDDLIRDFEDLVRKETETWDVNTTVEDEWSNVRTLLTETAAKAFGYQRAKSQDWFTENIEQVSPLLDSKRNAALAHRLNPNPKTREELTISKAALQRSTRHFANVYWTNICHNIQACADSGNFSCVYSGIKQAIGPVSKKTAPLKEADGSVITDRHRQMERWVEHFTTLYATPVSIEPEAVQSMPKLDTWSQLDDLPTIREYHIAVKQLKRGKSPGSDGTQAEILKLKCVSPILHSLLCKCWEAGCVPRDMRDANIITLYKGKGDRGDCNSYRCISLLSTVGKLFGRVILGKLQKLANRVYPEAQCGFRPRRSTVDMIFSLRQLQEKCREQKTPLYVAFVDLNKAFDTVSREGLYTALKCIGCPPKLLSLVQSFHEDMKGAVVFDGQTSDQFEMRRGVRQGCVLAPTLFGIFFSIILRTAFGDSQQGIHLHTRVDGKLFNISLLQAKRKRHDLFVDSLLFADDAAFVANSVLELQTIMDKFSKACTLFVVVCFPCP